From the Streptomyces sp. Sge12 genome, the window GGATTGGAGACGACGATGCAGACCGATCCCTGGCGTTCCTCGCCCGCGACCGGCACCTGGAGCGGAGCCGGATCGGTGAGTATTTCGTAGTGCAGAGAAGCCATCGCTGAAGACCCCCTGTGTGCGCTGTCCGACGCTTGCCCCCGACGGGCACAGCCCCTCCAGCACAGCACTTACCGGACAACCCGACACCCGGATCGCCCCAACCGGCGCGAAACAGACGTTCACTGTCCGAATCGGGAATCTCCCACTTTTCCGATCACACAGCTCCCGGCTGCGGCCGTCAGCGCCGGCTACGCATCCGCCGCGCTCCCGAGTCGACCCGGACCCTCCGGACCCGCCATGACGGGGAGCTCACGCAGGGCGTGAAATCGGAAGGTGGTGGTCCACACGAGCTGCTCGGCGGGAGCCGCAAGCCGGAGTCCGGGAAGCCTGCGCAGCAGGGCGGCGAGGGCGAGGGTGATCTGCATACGGGCCAAGGGCGCGCCGAGACAGTAGTGGAGCCCGTGACCGAGGGCGAGGTGGCCCTGATCCGGACGGGTGATGTCGAATTCCTCGGCGACGGCGTACCGGGCGGGGTCCCGGTGGGCGGAGGCCAGCAGGAAGAGCACGGTGTCCCCCGCCGGAATCCCCACCCCGCCGATCTCCATCTCCTCCGTGGCGAAACGGCGGATGGCGGTCTGGTTGGGATGGGCGTACCGGAACAGTTCCTCGACCGCCTGCGGGAGCAGCTCGGGGCGGCTTCGCAGAGCGGCCAGCTGGTCGGGGTGCGTCAAGAGGGTGAACAGGCCGTTGCTGATCATGTGCTGGACGTTCTCGCTGCCGGCCATCAGGGTGAGGAAGGCCAGGGAGACCAGCTCGTTCTCCGTCAGCCGGTCCTCCGCGTCGCGCGCCGCGATCAGGCCGGAGAGGATGTCGTCGCCCGGATCGCCGCGCCGGCGGGCGACGAGGTCAACGAGGTAGCGGTGGATGTGCCCGATCGCATCCCTGAGGCTCTCGTGGCCGGACGGGGCCAGCATGGTGGCGACCCAGCCGGAGAACCGCTCCTGTTCGACCTGCGGGACGACGAAGAGGTCCCCGATGACCTGCAGCGGCAACGGCTTGGCGAATTCCGCGACCACATCGGCACGGCCGTCGCGGTCGATCTGCTCCACCACCCGGTCGAGGAGGGCATCGATCGCGCTCTGGAGGCTGTCCCGCAGTCCCTCGACATGTCGGGGGGTGAACCCCTGGGAGACGAGCCGGCGAAGCCGCAGGTGATCCTCCGCGTCCATGTT encodes:
- a CDS encoding cytochrome P450 family protein; translated protein: MTRTSEVTPLPQPFGQDFEADPHAVYARLREEGSVHRVALPDGSPVWLVTREADVRSGLADSRLSVNKRHSGAGFKGFSLPPALDENLLNMDAEDHLRLRRLVSQGFTPRHVEGLRDSLQSAIDALLDRVVEQIDRDGRADVVAEFAKPLPLQVIGDLFVVPQVEQERFSGWVATMLAPSGHESLRDAIGHIHRYLVDLVARRRGDPGDDILSGLIAARDAEDRLTENELVSLAFLTLMAGSENVQHMISNGLFTLLTHPDQLAALRSRPELLPQAVEELFRYAHPNQTAIRRFATEEMEIGGVGIPAGDTVLFLLASAHRDPARYAVAEEFDITRPDQGHLALGHGLHYCLGAPLARMQITLALAALLRRLPGLRLAAPAEQLVWTTTFRFHALRELPVMAGPEGPGRLGSAADA